A single Candidatus Sulfotelmatobacter sp. DNA region contains:
- a CDS encoding VWA domain-containing protein: MLQARVLLLTAALCVGTVGAQITIMGSQAPDTLDPHLDPQKVDSQTAEASDLVFRQNVRRVVVDVVVSDSKGKPVSGLTAKDFSIAEDGKAQPIRNFDVHDFDLISDSSLKAPSSLPLNTFVNVPDGPERGPLYVLLLDLLNMEVDDQPAARQQLLKFARSKPLGTRFAVFVLSDGLYLLQGFTEDRNRLADLLDPKNSHSHLPRIFLYADNFRPAISTPMALMKIAQFLAELPGHKNVIWISASFPSATMPSSDPGNEGLSISDQIKETTDALARGQIAVYPIDVRGVAGTGASASDVSSRSNASTSNSADYALNARHMTEEEIADATGGRAFYNTNDLASALTEATETGAHYYTLTYSPSNQNYDGGMRHIHVALANRGYRLAYRHSYFGNPSPPPEPAKALHPASDLESVQTAQPADSLYPNMQHGAPLAHQLLFRAHIHAVAPPRKATPQQMANLADQASYFRARSQKHRDKSLRPIQLQTYEIDYTVAARYPALEIAAAAFDEDGKMVNGMVQRAAQDHDQIFAGTRRDGIYRIQQHFDVPMSAVSVRLGVRDIATDNVGAVEVNLPLDPEPTTEAKMHSDSSHASDQAGSTQQ, encoded by the coding sequence TTGCTCCAAGCACGTGTTCTTCTCCTTACAGCCGCTTTGTGCGTGGGCACGGTCGGCGCGCAGATCACGATCATGGGATCGCAGGCTCCCGATACTCTCGATCCTCATCTCGATCCTCAAAAAGTTGATTCGCAGACGGCAGAAGCCAGCGACCTTGTCTTCCGCCAAAACGTGCGCCGAGTGGTGGTCGACGTAGTCGTTTCAGACTCGAAAGGTAAGCCAGTTTCCGGGCTCACCGCCAAAGACTTCTCGATCGCCGAGGACGGCAAGGCTCAGCCGATTCGTAACTTCGACGTCCATGACTTCGATCTGATTTCAGACTCTTCTCTCAAAGCTCCCAGTTCCCTTCCGCTCAACACTTTCGTGAATGTTCCCGATGGCCCGGAACGCGGACCGCTTTATGTTTTGCTTTTGGACCTTCTCAATATGGAGGTCGACGACCAGCCCGCGGCGCGCCAGCAACTGCTGAAGTTCGCCCGCAGCAAGCCGTTGGGTACCCGCTTCGCCGTCTTCGTTTTGAGCGATGGCCTTTATCTGCTCCAGGGTTTTACCGAAGACCGCAACCGGCTCGCCGATCTGCTCGATCCTAAAAATTCCCATTCTCATTTGCCGCGAATCTTTTTGTATGCCGATAACTTTCGACCGGCGATTTCAACCCCAATGGCGCTCATGAAGATCGCGCAATTCCTGGCGGAGCTTCCGGGACACAAGAATGTGATCTGGATTTCGGCGTCGTTTCCTTCGGCCACCATGCCCAGTTCCGATCCCGGCAATGAGGGCCTCAGCATCAGCGATCAAATCAAGGAAACGACCGACGCGCTGGCTCGCGGACAGATCGCCGTCTATCCCATCGACGTTCGGGGCGTGGCCGGGACCGGCGCCTCGGCCTCAGATGTGTCTAGCCGTTCGAATGCCTCTACGAGCAACAGCGCCGACTACGCTTTGAACGCCCGCCACATGACCGAAGAGGAAATCGCGGACGCGACTGGGGGCCGCGCCTTCTACAACACGAATGACCTGGCCAGCGCACTCACCGAAGCGACCGAAACCGGCGCCCACTATTACACGTTGACTTACTCTCCCAGCAATCAGAACTACGACGGAGGGATGCGTCATATTCACGTCGCACTGGCCAACCGCGGCTATCGCCTGGCCTATCGTCACTCTTATTTTGGAAATCCCTCGCCGCCGCCAGAGCCCGCCAAGGCGCTTCACCCGGCTTCGGACCTGGAATCGGTGCAAACGGCGCAGCCAGCCGATTCGTTGTATCCCAACATGCAGCATGGCGCTCCGCTCGCTCATCAACTACTATTCCGCGCGCACATTCACGCCGTGGCTCCGCCCCGAAAAGCCACGCCTCAACAGATGGCAAATCTGGCCGATCAAGCCTCTTATTTTCGTGCTCGCAGCCAAAAGCATCGTGACAAATCACTTCGTCCCATTCAACTACAGACCTATGAAATCGATTACACGGTCGCCGCTCGCTATCCCGCTTTGGAGATAGCCGCCGCAGCTTTTGACGAGGACGGAAAAATGGTAAATGGCATGGTCCAGCGCGCCGCCCAAGACCACGACCAAATCTTCGCTGGAACCAGACGCGATGGCATCTATCGCATTCAACAGCATTTCGATGTGCCCATGTCAGCCGTCTCTGTGCGACTCGGGGTGCGCGATATCGCGACCGACAACGTCGGAGCGGTAGAAGTGAACCTGCCGCTCGATCCCGAGCCAACCACCGAGGCCAAGATGCACTCGGATTCCTCCCATGCTTCCGATCAGGCCGGTTCAACGCAGCAGTAG
- a CDS encoding tetratricopeptide repeat protein, whose translation MTAIRGWVRRFSYCAFLFASLILANFQLSSIATAQIADAQTNSARFSDIASKAVAARDANDIPAAIELYQQALKLNPKWPDGWWFLGSLQYASNAYAPARDALSHYLELTPNAAPALAMRGLCEFEIGDYQASLTDIQRALANGAANQSRNEKILRYHEALLLTRTGRFEEALRSYAFFAKDKNDDSNPELLMAMGLAGLRTPLLPRDLRADQQELYISAGKAAFDFMKKDTEAARVDFQHLFERLPEVPNAHYLYGYLLYATDPDAAKVELKKELEVDPKSAVAEVMLAWIPLLKNDGAEALPYARRAVAEDPSLSSAQLVLGRALTETGDPKGGIEHLEKTLQVQPDNLEVHLGLAKAYSKSGRKEDARRERLLCVEMTKNDQPATHP comes from the coding sequence ATGACCGCAATCAGGGGCTGGGTAAGGCGATTCAGTTATTGCGCTTTTCTCTTCGCGTCGCTCATTTTGGCAAATTTCCAGCTTTCCTCGATTGCCACAGCCCAGATTGCCGATGCCCAAACGAATTCCGCCAGATTTTCCGATATCGCTTCGAAAGCCGTAGCCGCCCGCGACGCGAACGATATTCCCGCCGCGATCGAACTCTACCAGCAAGCCTTGAAACTCAATCCGAAATGGCCAGATGGATGGTGGTTCCTGGGTTCTCTGCAATACGCATCCAACGCGTACGCGCCCGCCCGGGATGCCCTTTCGCACTATCTCGAACTCACTCCCAACGCCGCGCCTGCATTAGCCATGCGCGGACTCTGCGAATTTGAGATCGGCGACTATCAGGCATCCCTCACGGATATTCAGCGGGCTCTTGCAAATGGCGCTGCCAATCAATCCCGTAACGAGAAAATTCTTCGCTACCATGAAGCCCTGCTGCTGACTCGAACCGGCCGCTTCGAAGAGGCTCTGCGAAGCTATGCCTTTTTCGCCAAAGATAAAAATGACGACTCCAACCCTGAACTGTTAATGGCGATGGGACTGGCAGGCCTTCGCACGCCACTGCTCCCGAGAGACTTGCGGGCAGATCAGCAGGAACTGTACATCAGCGCCGGCAAGGCCGCCTTCGATTTCATGAAAAAAGACACCGAAGCCGCGCGGGTGGACTTCCAGCATCTCTTCGAGCGCCTCCCCGAGGTGCCCAATGCTCATTATCTTTATGGCTATTTGCTCTACGCCACCGACCCTGACGCGGCCAAAGTTGAACTCAAAAAAGAGTTGGAAGTCGATCCCAAGAGCGCAGTCGCAGAGGTAATGCTGGCCTGGATTCCCCTGCTGAAGAATGACGGCGCCGAAGCCCTGCCCTACGCCCGTCGGGCCGTTGCAGAGGATCCTTCACTTTCCAGCGCTCAACTGGTGCTCGGCCGCGCGCTCACCGAGACGGGCGATCCAAAGGGCGGCATTGAGCATCTGGAAAAAACATTACAGGTACAGCCCGATAATCTTGAAGTCCATTTGGGGCTGGCTAAGGCGTACTCAAAATCCGGCCGCAAAGAAGACGCACGGCGCGAGCGCTTACTGTGCGTCGAGATGACGAAGAATGATCAGCCGGCCACGCATCCTTAA